From the genome of Nicotiana tabacum cultivar K326 chromosome 2, ASM71507v2, whole genome shotgun sequence:
TTTAGTGAATTTTTTGGTGATTTAGTCAAATGGCAAAGAAGTAGGGTCTCCAGAAAGGTGAACAAACTTTAAACAGGAGAGAATGTTCATAACGAAATTTTAGCATAGGAATCTGCGTAAGGTTTCTTCACTGTACGACAGCTATTAGTCTAGGAATTAGAAGGGATTCATCACTAAATATGGAAACCCTACACATGACTTTCCCAAAAAGGAAAGTTTCACAACTCAGTCATACATTGGAGAGTAGACACCTTCAATAGTGTGAGACAATTTAGGATTTCAAGAAGAGTTGTCTTCCTATCAATATTAATGTTAGACCTCAATAATCCATTGGTTGTAATTTAATTGCTTAGCATTATAATATTGTCCTTGGAATGAAAACCAAGTATGAAAGCTTGCCTACCTTTATTTAAGGATTTTGTTGGTATGTATCTTCGTAGAAATAACACCGGGTAGTCACTTTAAATGGCTGATATTTATGATTTTCCTAATGTAATCTgtattttagttttttaatttaattttttcctACACAAATATCTCGAATTATCTTGAAATTATTAAGATTTAAGTTCAAATTTTTAggacaaaaatttaaaataactaCTGATTAATCCCTAAATAGAAGCCATAAGAATGGTTGTTTGTGTACTTGAAATTATTGGATTTTATAATGTGCTAATTTCCAAATGACTCAAATGTGGAAGGAGTCATTTAAATGCAAAGTTATTCTTAATCTAAACCCACAACCACTAATTTGAAGTTTGTCCTTTTCTTAGATAAGTAGTATAAAGTTCGATAATGTTCACCGGTCTAAACTCTAAAGTTTAAGGGGCAATACGGTGTACTTAGCTCTTGTTATGCGCGAGGTCTGGAGAAGAGACTCCAGAGTCTAGACCACTAATCTGATTGTAAAAAGCAACTTTTACACAAATAGCAGGCCGAATTCACTGTTTACTTTTCATAGCcggtataaatataatatacattgATCATATATGgttatatacatattatacatCCACTGgtaatttttagtttaagcgattTGGTGTTGAACTTTTTAGGTCTTCTTTTAGCAAAATAGTGACCAACTTTTCGATATAAGGCAACAAAAGTGACCAACCAATGCAAATAACAATCATTAacgggtgaaattcaaaaatagccagatttacaagtggtaattgaaaaatagctacagtttcaaaagtaatcgaaatttagccacttttcatgtaaagataaatctgaatgaaaacactgttcaaaatccggaaaatattccagcataatatactggagttcaaattttttacatgtgaacttccagcataatatactggagttccagcataatatactgatccaacataatatgctggaagttcatacacaggtgctccaatctccagtatattatgctggaactttccgtgtgctggagttccagcatatttcatacacaggtgcaccaattttcagtatattatgctggaactttccgtgttgcaacaaaatagtagctattttttaatgaatttgtaaatgctggctatttttcagTTACCAGCCCGAAAACTGGTTAGCATATGTTATTTTTACATCATTAACAACTAAAAGGCCCATGAAGAAAACTGCTAAAAGGCCTGAGATCGTCAAGAGAAACTGCTGCAGTCCAATTCAAATGAGAAAGCAAAAGCCCAATATATTAATTCGGGTGGCCCAGTGGCCCATCTAGCACTTCCTAGGCGAGTCACCTTCCCCATTGTAAAACTAACTGCTACGTGTCCAACTATGAAGTAAACGAACAAAAACTGTTATGTAGCTGCTCCTCCAAAGTATTTGTGTGCATATCCTAAAATAACAAACAGAATTTTAGTAGTACTATGTAGTTTCTATCTGCCGTAATTTAGAAGAAATGTTCGAATCTTAAAATCCATTTTGGCTACTGAAGTTTTAAGACGGATCTCTTGCCGAAATAAGCAGAACTCTCATTTTACAGGCATGATTATGAATCTTGGgatctttctctttttctttttttatatgtCGGGTCtgtaacaacttgtttggatggttgttacctattatattgtatcgtattgttactttaaatataatatttgttttgattgttacttaaattttattgtatcgtatcgttaaatgtATCGTTACATAACGAtatgccactttatgtaacgatcgatttggtgtggtcgcatcgttaccttgtctttttatctcaatctcacccttcattattattaaataattttattttatcatttaccctacttttttatatagtaattttaccctgtgtcataatttttctttataatattgcaagtttattcttcatattgttggtgcgtgATATCATAAAACGATGGCAaacgacacaatctatccaaacattgtatttatcaaacgatatagtacaatacaatacagtacgatacgatacattatgaaacgatacgtaacaaccatccaaacaagctgtaagtgTGTTGTGTTTTTTTCTGGCGTTTATTATCAGTGGCAGGGCCATAAATTTTTTAATAGGTGTTCAAAATTTAATAtacatttataaaaattaatatttttgacttatatatatattcagtatAATTTTCCCGTCACACTATGTGGCTACGCCCCTGTTTGTTATCAGAATTTGTTGATCAGTTGGATGCAAAGAAGTAGTAGTACGTAACTAGCTAGTTATTACTTGCATGTTTCTCTGTTCTCAAATCTGGTTTTTTCTTTACCTTATTATTGCAAGTGCTAATTGTGCTTTCCAGTTTCCAAGTTTAGAACTTTATATTGGTCTTCCCATTTATATGGGGTAAACTAAAAGCTGGTCTGAAAACTGAATTGTGAAATTTATGGTTATGATTAATACTACCAGTTTAGTCTTCTTTTAGGGTTGGAACTGTAGATTAATTATTGGGGGAAAGTAGGAATATCACCCTTAATTAGGATATATAATGTAATGTTTTTCAAGATGCACTTGTCAGCAGTTCATTGCTCACATGGTCCGAAGGGGTTTAAATGAAACTCCTTTATCGGAATTTATAATTGCAACCAGGATAAAAGCAGTTCTTTTttgtatatatgtaaattgttGAATCCTGTCGACATAAGGAAAGCTTCTAGTGTAGTGGTATAGTTGGCTAAAAAGTTACTTTAGATTGCAAGTCTGAACCTCATTGAGGCATTTTTGCGTTTCCTTTTGACTCCCCTTGTTAGAATTCTGGCTCCACCTCTCATTGTCCATACAAGATGTTCACATGTACTATTGAGCTTGTTTACGATCAGCTGCGTTTCGCATTTCTTCAACCTCAGCCTCCTGCTTCAGGTAAAATTAATAGAGTGTCATGTAAGGACTGAGAAAGGGCTGGAAAGCAGGGGAAAAGAAGTGAAAGTTATAGGGTCTTATgcagaggcggacccaggattcGGTGGTAGCGGGACACCATGATATTCAATATAAATTTCTCACTGCTCTTACAGATTGGTACGGGGGCCTATGCTAGACATTTACAAGTATACATGGAGTTTTTGTCGAAGTTTCCGGGTGCCGGTGACCCCTCTAAGTATAGTGTGCATCTGCCTCTGGTCTTATGTACGTTTAATGACCTTAAACTCAAAAAATATATGGACTTGGTAACACCTGAAAATTATGCTAATAATGCAAACCTTTCTATGCTTcacctgagccgagggtctatcggaaacagcctctctatctacacaaggtaggggtaaggccgcgtacaaactaccctccccagaccccacttgtgagattacactgggtttgttgttgttgttgtaatgcaAACCTTTGACTGGCTTCTAGCATTCTACTTTCTAGTAGCTAATATTTGATCATCAACTGATAACAAGATTACCAGACTttcctgaagtgattttttcCCTCTGACCATATCCTTGATTAGGCTTTAACAATGTCAAGCTAACTGCGCTGTTGTTTTCAGGTTTGATTCGTGCTTTTTAAAAGTTTTAGAGAGCATTGCAACTGAGATCATGTGGCATGGCATCATTTTACATCTCTCTCTATGTGAACATGTATAGAGATCTCCACGAACCTGCTCTCGTAATTGctggatgctttgtcttggtcgCATTAATTCTCTCTCTTTTGTCAATATTTCAGCATCTCAGATACTATACCAATCCAGCGGTGAGTACTCAATTTAGGTGTATACATGGAGAATTAATTCTTATTTCCTAGAACGGGTGGATCTTAATTTTGCTTTCTTATCAGGAACAAAAATGGATCGTGGGGGTCCTTTTCATGGTTCCTGTCTATGCAACTGAATCAGTAAGGAAAAAATGCACTCTGATTTCCGAATTCTTAATTGAGATACGTATCAAGGAAATGCACACTATCTTTTCTATGCAATATACATGTTTAAACTGATTGATTAAAGCAATTGTGAAAAGAATGCTCCTTTTATGTTTCAAACTTAAAGCTGATGGAAAGTTTCTAAACCGATAACTGCAAATTCCCGATGAGAATTGAACGAATTGGTTTTCTTGTCTTTTCCAGATTTTATCCTTGTGGAACCCAAAATTGTCCCTTGCCTGCGACATATTGAGGAACTGTTATGAAGCGTTTGCACTCTATTCTTTTGGCAGTTACTTGATCGCTTGCCTTGGTAAGCATGATCTCTAAACACAAAAAATAGCTTAAGAACTTCCTAACTGTCTTTTGTATAACCAGAGCCTGGTATAACAGTGAACCAAGATCTAAAATGTTTGATATTTTTGCTGTGGTGATAGTCAAGCTTTCCCTTGTTACTTTCGACGACAAAGAGTTTCACTTACTTAGCATGTTAAGGGACTGCTTTTAATTTTGTGGGGTCTACTTCTCATACATGCATGTCTACAAAATCCTTTAAAAAATGGAATATAACTTGCATAATACAAGCTATTAAATATAGTTGATTTACTGGGAAATGGATGTGTGGCAGGGGGTGAGCGAGAGGTCGTTGAACTGCTCGAAGATGAAAGAAGGAAACAAATCAGTCAGTCGTTGCTAGGAGGAGAGGAGAAACCTGTGACACAAAAAAGAACGTTGTATAACTTCATTTTCCACCCATGTGTCGTGGGGAAGAACTTGTTTACTATAGAAAAATTTGGTCTTGTACAATATGTATGTAAAAGGGTACAAAGTTTCATAAGTACGTTGATGTATTCGTTATCTTCATACTAATACCGTTGTGTTCCACAGATGATTTTGAAGACAACCTGTGCATTCCTAGCTCTCATTATGGAGATATTTGGGGTATATGGCGATGGAGAGTTCAAATGGCACTATGGGTACATCATTTTCTCCATTTAGCTTttacatattgtataaaattttaaAGTATGAGAACGGATTACACATATCAAGCACAACATATAGCCGCGTAATTAAATACCATTAGGGTCATCACTACATTATTGTAGCAGCGATTTTTTCTGGTAGCTATATTTTGCTGTTTTTGGACTCAGATTCGTCACTAGTCTGCTTATTGCTTCTTGCAGATACCCTTATATTACTGTGGTGCTAAACTTCAGCCAAATGTGGGCACTGTTTTGTCTCGTCCAATTTTATAATGCGACTCACCATAAACTCCAGTCAATAAAACCGCTAGCAAAATTTATTAGCTTCAAGGCCATTGTTTTTGCAACATGGTGGCAAGGGGTGGGGATCGCCTTGATATGTTATTTAAGAGTGCTTCCGAAGGAAGGGAAGTTCCAGACCGGGTTGCAAGATTTTCTGATCTGCATAGAGGCAAGTATTCTCTGTGTTTTTATTCCATCGAATTGTTTTTCAGTTCTATCTAACAAGTGTTACGTATCACCCTAAGACCTTCCTGAGATATGGATAAGGCATCTCATTTCCTCCTCCTTGCTATTTAGCTAACTCTCATTTCTACAGATGGCTATTGCTGCTATTGCGCATGTTTTTGTCTTCTCCGCAAAACCTTATCATTTCGTGCCAACATCTGTGTATGAAGAGATTACTGCCCAAAAAGCAGAAACAACTTTAAAATCAGAAGACGGAGAGAAACCAGCTGTTGTTGAAAAGATAGAAGCCAAGGTTGAGCTTCCGGGGACAAGTGTCACAGAAAGTGTTCAGGACATCGTCGTTGAAGGTGGTCAAAAAGTAAGACCTTTTCAGCACTTATACTTTTGTTGTATTTGAACAccacaaatcatctattcttgaaGTAGTATATCTAATTGCAACATTTGCTAAACCAATAAAACAGGTTGTGAAGGATGTAGTTTTGACCATAAACCAGGCGATGGAACCGGTAGAGAAAGGTATGACAAAGATCCAAGAAACTTTCCACCAAATATCAGTCAATGacgagaaagaagaaaaacaggAGACGGAAATTAAGATTGAGGAACACGAACAGAATGTAACAGGAGACGACAGATCTCATTCTCAGGTGCTTATATCGCGAGATGAAAGGCGGAAAACTTGAACTGGTATAGTATATATGTTGAGACAAAGGAAGTTGAAAGACAAAAGATTGTCACTGAGGTATTCAAATCATGTTCTTAGTAGGATTTGATCATCTTCTTACTTAGCAGGATTTCTTGTagttaattgatttatttttctttttattggtAATACATGGATTTCCTTCCTTTAGGGGACCCTTTATATAGAGTGCACCTGTTGTTCCTGAGATGCAATTCCTTTTAAGTTGTACGACTTCTATAATGAGTCACCTGTAACTACTTTTAGGTGATTTACTTCATCGTCGGAAAAAAGTAAAACTTCATCTGCTGTCAAATACTAACATAGAAACATTGCATAGAGTTCGTGGGTAACAGCGTTATTGAACCCTCTAAGCACTCGAGCTTGcttaagagggtgtttggattggcttaaaagctGGTCAAACCAACGTAAAAGCACGTGGGAAGAACCACCTCCGAGGGTGTATTTCTGATTAAACATGTGCAGAAAACATT
Proteins encoded in this window:
- the LOC107798031 gene encoding protein LAZ1 homolog 2-like, translating into MASFYISLYVNMYRDLHEPALVIAGCFVLVALILSLLSIFQHLRYYTNPAEQKWIVGVLFMVPVYATESILSLWNPKLSLACDILRNCYEAFALYSFGSYLIACLGGEREVVELLEDERRKQISQSLLGGEEKPVTQKRTLYNFIFHPCVVGKNLFTIEKFGLVQYMILKTTCAFLALIMEIFGVYGDGEFKWHYGYPYITVVLNFSQMWALFCLVQFYNATHHKLQSIKPLAKFISFKAIVFATWWQGVGIALICYLRVLPKEGKFQTGLQDFLICIEMAIAAIAHVFVFSAKPYHFVPTSVYEEITAQKAETTLKSEDGEKPAVVEKIEAKVELPGTSVTESVQDIVVEGGQKVVKDVVLTINQAMEPVEKGMTKIQETFHQISVNDEKEEKQETEIKIEEHEQNVTGDDRSHSQVLISRDERRKT